From Strigops habroptila isolate Jane chromosome 1, bStrHab1.2.pri, whole genome shotgun sequence, a single genomic window includes:
- the TRIL gene encoding TLR4 interactor with leucine rich repeats, translating into MGALRWVRLMVLPRVLWGSVPLFFLLLPAAESICPEPCDCQQHQHLLCTNRGLRSVPKAAEPQDVLTYSLGGNFIANISAFDFHRLAGLQRLDLQYNRIRSLHPKAFERLDRLEELYLGNNLLPALAPGTLSALAKLRILYVNANEIVRLSAASFSGLSSLVKLRLDGNELGSLSDSTFSGLPNLLYLHLESNRIRWLSRGAFNGLAKLRFLDLSGNQQSSIRHPDIFGPLRSLHTLLLASNSLQQLTGGLFQHLPGLAKLSLSGNRLAHLAPDAFTGLGSLKELRLEGNLLSHLPAALLEPLSSLEALDLSRNALTALHPATFGRLGRLRELSLRDNALTTLPGELFASSPALYRLELEGNAWSCDCRLSGLKHWLGAWHSQGRLLTVFVQCRLPPALAGKYLDYLQDAQLLPPQDGGSCHHGASPSAASPPPSVEGLDSNSSGAGLPRGPPGPPPSASTARLLGAPESAAAPPRAAVEAASPTPPLPGRPAASGRAPPSAAWPRRAGNPRSAPAAGVPPLVSDPCDFNKLFLCNLSVEAVGSTSVTVRWAVRPHRSPRLLGPARFRLLFDRFGAAVKFQRFVYLPERGEPAATLRELRPDTPYLVCVEGILGGRVCPVAPRDHCAGLVTLPEGGAAAAGGSRGPDQQLLTLVLLAVNALLLFAALAAWASRLLRKKVLGRRRRKAAPVHVRQLYSTRRPLRSMGTGVSNDFSGFQSHRPPRGAACALSEADLIEFPCERFMDSGGGGGGRHGDDHLLQRFAD; encoded by the coding sequence ATGGGGGCGCTGCGCTGGGTCCGCCTGATGGTGCTGCCGCGGGTGCTCTGGGGCTCCgtccccctcttcttcctgctgctgcccgcGGCCGAGTCCATCTGCCCTGAGCCATGCgactgccagcagcaccagcacctcctCTGCACCAACCGGGGCCTGCGCTCCGTGCCCAAGGCTGCGGAGCCCCAGGATGTCCTCACCTACAGCCTCGGGGGCAACTTCATCGCCAATATCTCTGCCTTCGACTTCCACCGCCTGGCAGGGCTCCAGCGCCTGGACCTGCAGTACAACCGGATCCGCTCGCTGCATCCCAAGGCCTTTGAGCGTCTGGATCGGCTGGAGGAACTGTACCTGGGCAACAACCTGCTGCCAGCGCTGGCCCCTGGCACCCTCAGCGCCCTGGCCAAGCTGCGCATCCTCTACGTGAATGCAAACGAGATCGTCCGCCTCAGCGCTGCCTCCTTCTCTGGCCTCAGCAGCCTTGTCAAGCTGCGGCTGGATGGCAATGAGCTGGGCTCGCTGAGCGACTCCACTTTCTCAGGGCTGCCGAACTTACTCTACCTGCACCTGGAGTCCAACCGCATCCGCTGGCTGAGCCGCGGTGCCTTCAATGGCCTGGCTAAGCTGCGTTTCCTTGACCTCTCGGGGAACCAGCAGAGCTCCATTCGCCACCCGGACATCTTCGGGCCGCTGCGCTCCCTCCacaccctgctgctggccagcaacagcctgcagcagctcacagggGGGCTCTTCCAGCACCTGCCTGGCTTGGCGAAGCTCTCGCTCAGTGGCAACCGGCTGGCTCACCTGGCCCCAGATGCCTTCACCGGGCTGGGCTCGCTGAAGGAGCTGCGCCTGGAGGGAAACCTGCTGAGCcacctgcctgctgccctgctggAGCCGCTGAGCAGCCTGGAGGCGCTGGATCTGAGCCGCAATGCGTTGACCGCCCTGCATCCTGCCACCTTCGGCCGCCTCGGCCGCCTGCGGGAGCTCAGCCTGCGAGACAACGCGCTGACCACCCTCCCCGGCGAGCTCTTtgcctccagcccagctctctaccgcctggagctggaggggaACGCCTGGAGCTGCGACTGCCGCCTCAGCGGCCTCAAGCACTGGCTGGGGGCCTGGCACTCCCAGGGCCGCCTGCTCACGGTCTTCGTGCAGTGCCGCCTGCCGCCCGCCCTGGCCGGCAAGTACCTCGATTACCTGCAGGACGCCCAGCTCCTGCCGCCGCAGGACGGCGGTTCCTGCCACCACGGTGCCTCTCCCTCCGCCGCGTCGCCGCCGCCGTCTGTCGAGGGGCTCGACAGCAACAGCAGCGGCGCGGGGCTGCCCCGCGGAcccccggggccgccgccgtCCGCCTCCACCGCCCGCCTGCTGGGGGCGCCCGAGAGCGCGGCGGCGCCGCCGAGGGCCGCGGTGGAGGCCGCCAGCCCCAcgccgccgctgcccggccGCCCCGCCGCGTCTGGGCGGGCACCGCCCAGCGCGGCGTGGCCCCGGCGGGCTGGCAATCCCCGTTCGGCGCCGGCCGCTGGGGTCCCGCCGCTGGTGTCCGACCCGTGCGACTTCAACAAGCTGTTCCTCTGCAACCTGTCGGTGGAGGCGGTGGGCTCCACCTCGGTGACAGTGCGCTGGGCCGTGCGGCCCCACCGCAGCCCCCGCCTGCTGGGGCCGGCGCGGTTCCGCCTCCTCTTTGACCGCTTCGGCGCCGCCGTCAAGTTCCAGCGCTTCGTCTACCTGCCGGAGCGTGGGGAGCCGGCCGCCACCCTGCGGGAGCTCCGCCCGGACACCCCCTACCTCGTCTGCGTCGAGGGCATCCTCGGCGGCCGCGTGTGCCCGGTGGCGCCGCGGGACCACTGCGCCGGGCTGGTCACCCTGCCCgagggcggcgcggcggcggcgggcgggtCCCGCGGCCCCGACCAGCAGCTCCTCACGCTGGTGCTGCTGGCGGTGAACGCGCTGCTGCTCTTCGCGGCGCTGGCCGCCTGGGCCTCCCGCCTGCTGAGGAAGAAGGTGctggggcggcggcggcggaaGGCGGCCCCCGTCCACGTGCGGCAGCTCTACTCCACCCGCCGGCCCCTCCGCTCCATGGGCACCGGCGTCTCCAACGACTTCTCGGGCTTCCAGTCGCACCGGCCGCCCCGCGGCGCCGCGTGCGCCCTCAGCGAGGCCGACCTCATCGAGTTCCCCTGCGAGCGCTTCATGGACAGCGGCGGCGGTGGTGGAGGCCGCCACGGCGACGACCACCTGCTGCAGCGCTTCGCGGACTGA